Within Fusarium fujikuroi IMI 58289 draft genome, chromosome FFUJ_chr08, the genomic segment TTTGGACTCGATGTTTATGACTGCGTCTGTGTACTCAACACCCCAGAGCAAGTCGCTGCCTTCACAAAACCTCGGTTGTCATTCGGCGCCGAGGGCTCAGTTGCTTTGGGACCTATCGGAACAGGTGGTAGTGTTGAGGCTGCGCTCAGCAAGACTGCTCGACCTATATGGAGTTACATGAAGAGCCGCGGTTTGTGGATGGGTGTTCAAATCGACGGTACTATCGTTGTGACGCGAGGAGATGCCAATGCTACTTTCTATAATGAGCGTGGTATAACGGCAGAGAAGATTTTATGCGGCGATGTTGCTTGGCCTATGGCAGGCAAACCACTGTTTGAGGTTCTTCAGGCTCTCCAAGGCCGAACTGACTATAACCAAACTGTTGTGCAAGCAGTTGGGCAGATCCCTCCTCCTGGGGATGGCATCTTAtctgagaagcaggagagaTACACCGATGAACCTCAGGCGCAAGAGACTCGAGAGCAAACACAGCCTGTGGTCACTCCTCGTGATGTGAAGGAGGATCTTCCTGACTATGAAGTTGTGAAGAAGGACgacgaggagaagattgtggacgaggagaaggccaGGCTTGCTGCGTCAGGATACTAGTTTTTGGGGTCATGCATGTTTGCTTACTGGGTGTTGCTTTTTGTCAATCTGGGCCTAGGTAATAGTTTTCTTCTCCTAGGTCTTGTAATAGTTCTCCGAAGCATTTGATCATTATGTTTTCATTCAATCCGATATGTATAAAGAGATTGTATAGTTGGAATTATGTTTTTTTGGAATCGATATGAATTGCAGAAAGGTCTCCTCAAAGTTTCCGGGGTTTCCGGCAGAGAAGTCGAGCAGACAGAGCAACCAGATCGAACGTTGGTTGTTAACTCATCAAGACTAGTTTTGCATCGATGGATCCTTAGCCGAGGTCGAAGAAATATATTCTTGCCAAATTTGCCATTACCGTTATGATCGATATGCAAATCTATGTCAagctccaactccaactacGAATATTCCTGTGTACATCCACGCCCCCTCATTAGACAGCCTCATCTCCAACCGGTCCCCTTCGCTTCCTTCTAGTATTCGCATCCAGGTTCTCTATCTCCTCAGCGCCACTTCGAAGCGTAGACTCGGAGCTGATAGCAGGGGCACTCGCGCTTTCAGGCAACCTAACCTTCTTGCCTCCCCATCCAGCAGCCATAGATATGGTCTGAGCAGCATAGTCCACGTCCCCGTCGAATCCATACCGGAAAGCCTCCGTCTCTTGAAGTGGGAGGTGGTTGAAGCGCCAGTCCCAGACACTAGCATAGGTTGACCGATATGATGCGAATGCCATGATCGTGCCGATGAATCCACCTCCTAGAATGTCGTACCAGTTGTGCGCAGCGTCAATGGTGAGTGAACCAGCGATGAGGACTGCTCCGAGGAGAGGTAGGAATGTGAGGAAGAGTTTCCAGAAGGCGGGCTTGTGGTCTGCCCAGACCTTGAGTTTGGCGTTGAGCCATAGGAAGAGGAATCCGAATCCGGCGAAAGCGGCTGTCGTGTGTCCGCTTGGGAACGAAGTGATGGCATTTTGGATCCTCGACTTGTCAGGCTGCGTGCAGATTTCGGTGGTGTACATGATTTGGTAGAAACCAACTCCATTCAAGCCAGTCTTGTTGTGCGTTTTAGCGAGAGAGATATCTGGCATACAAACGTCGAGAAAGTAAGGTCTGAAACCGCCGACCAATTGTTTGAGAGTGACCTGGAAGAGAGACGCCAGAATGACGGACCAGTTCGTTCCAATGATGGCGTTGCTCGCATCCCAGGCCGATTTGATCCGGAATTGGGCGACGATATAGGTAATGATAGGTATAGCGATGGATATCAGACCTGATAGCCACGAGGGAAGAATCCAACCGCGATCAGGGTACGCCCATTGCGGGTAGACAATATCTCCAGAGGTCGCATTGAAGGTGATGGGAAACGTTCGTGTGATGATGACAGGAGAATGATAGATCTAACAAATTAGCAACGATCAAAACCACAGAGAAGAAACATACGCCAAAAGACACAGCTCCAACTACGGCCATGGTAAGTAAATCGCGCCAGTTGACAAGAAACCATTGTCGCATAAACGTCTTaaacttttgcttcttggtctGGGACCTGTTGGCCGCGGCCGAGTTGACTCTAGGGAGGAGAGGCATGACGACCTCGGGTTAAAGATATTGTCTTTGCAAAAAGAACGTCGCAAgagaattaattattaggtcaagaagagaaatggagagaagaggaggaagagcataCGTAGGACAGAGCCTAGCTTGTGGTTGTCGCGTGCCAGTGCCTGCTTGGAGTTGTCTGACGTCATGGCATGCATGCTTAATCGATCGGGATCGTAAACCTTCACGATGCAAGCCACAGACACTCATCAAAACTGAATAAGACACAAAATAATAAGATAAAACATAAAATATTGGTATGCCCATTATAATCTATAGGTAAAACACAATCAACTCCATCGCATGCTAAGTTTGTCACCATCTATACAAACGCCGTTTACCATGAATGAATCAtcacttcttcaactctccaGGCCCCTTGATTCCACTCGCGCGACTGCGAACTCGAGAGTCATACGTGAGAGTCTTATCGCCAATAGTACCATCGCTATTCGTCGTTGAGCCTGACACACAAGGCTCATTATTCCATGCAACACCTCTAGCACGTCTCCACGACTCGATAGGTGAAGCCATCATGCGCTGCGTATAAAACAGACGACAGTTGGCAGCCTCATACCTAAAGTGCACAGGGTATCCCTCGAGGTTATCCTCAGTGTAGCCGTTCAGCGAGTTGACCTTGCCGACACCGCCTGCggggaggggaagaagaggtgGGTTCTGCGAGCTGGGGAATGAGGACGATGCGTCGCTGAGGATAGCAGCCGTCTCCTTGTCGGTCTTTGCGTTGGCGCGAACATTGGCGATTGCGCTGGTGATGTCAgcgttgaagttgaggagagtTCCCTTGACGCCGCCCATGGCTTGCATGGCTTGGTTGAGAGGACGACCGCCAAGTGCGAGTGTGCGGATGCCGTGGTTACGGGTGAGAAGACCAGTCAGGATACCACAGGCCGAGGCACAAATGCCATCAGTCACAATAATAATGTTCTCAGGCTTCCAGGGAGCTTCTGCAACCAAAGGCTTCCTCTCGGGGTCGAAGCCATTGATATAAGCAGGAATGCTCTCATCCCAGGGAACAGTCTTGTCGGTCTGGAAAGCTGCAGTGACGTTCTGGCCCTTTACGGTGTAGGGACCATAAAACTCCTTGCCTGTCTCGAGGTATTTGTGACCAGGAGCGACGGGATAATACTCAGATCTAGTGATCAGGGACTTGACGAGGTTATCATAGTCAACCTCGGAggcagcttcaagagcaGGGTTGGCGCGGTATCGATCCCAGCCAGTGAACTCTCCCTCCGGAAACAAAAGGCGATAGATGGAGTGGGCGAGAATAACTGAACCACCGCCGTTGGCAGACatgtcgatgatgagcttgtcacGACCAGTAGCCTTGGCCGCCTTGATGAGCTGAAGGATGACAGCTTGTCCCTCAAGAATGAACTTGGTCATGCTAAAGTCGGCAGGGGGGTTGCTAATGTCGATACCGATAGGcaaaaagctcaagatggagagaacAGCAGTGTCCTTGTAGTCTTCACCGTTGAGAAGATATGCAGAGACAGCGTTACTAGATTGTTTAACGAGAGGCTTGGGGTAGCCaggaagatcatcatcagtctCTTGCGTTGAACGACGCTCATTGGCAGAAGGTTCTTCGGTGGTGGTGTTTGTGGGAGTGATTTCGACGTAGTAGTGAAAATCCTCGCCAGACTCGATACCAGAAAGGTCAACAGTAGCAGGGACGACCAATTGGTTGACAATCTCCAACGTGCTACCGTTGTGGAATTCGATGGTATATGTATCGGGAATCTCAAACTGGGTGAAGAGTGTGCTGCTAGACGATCCAACGGCACTGCGAGGAATAGATGCAAAGAGGCCGTTGTACTGAGCATCAGGATCCTGACTGTTTGATGTCGCGAAAGAAGCGTCCTCCTCGAGCCACTCAGCGATTGGGGTACCATCAATGGACTTGACAGCTGAAGGGTTGTAGTCGAGAAGGCCTTGGTTGCCACGACTGGTATCGATGACATGGAAGATGTATGGCAGTCGAAGACCGTTGGCGGATACAGATTCGAACTCGACGCCTCGTCGGACGTAATAGAAGGCATTGAGAAGAGCGGGAGGATAGTCAAAGTGACCATCATTTGCGGCGGCAAACTATTATCGTAAGTACATCATTGTACAAAGACTTGGGAAAACTTACAAGGCTTCGCAGATCTGTCATGACTTCATATTGAGTCTTGTACTTGTTGTTCTCCAACTTGCTTCTAATCGTATCAAACCCCCCAAGAACATCCACACCTGGAAACAGATACTCTTTCGGCGGATCAGCAAGAATCTCAAGCGTACTCTGAAACCCAATCAGAGGTTCGAGGTAGTCAAGCAACTCGAGGTCTCGCTTCTTATCCAGAGGAACAGACTTGAGACAAGCAATACCAACAGAGGGAGGAATGGCCAGAATAACAGGCTTGCCAGGCTCGGGTTCAGCTTCCACATAAGCCTGGCTTATGAACTTGCAAGGCTCGCTTTCAGCTTCAGAAAGATCTCGCGATGAAATAAAAGACGGTTGGTTTCGAGCCTGGTGCATCACCTGTCTAGGCTCAAGGGCTGCGAAACTAACCCCAGCGAGGGCTAATAGAATTGAAGGGATCATGATTATTGTGAGTATGGGTGATAGGGCTGGAAGATCTTTCTGGACATCTTCCAGCCCTTATATGCAGTTTGTTCCTGAAGACCAACATACCCGAGTCCTGCATCGTGGCTGGGCGGAACTTGGGCTAGCGCTGAAGGCGTTGCTTATACCAGTAGTTCCACAGGCTGTGCTGACGGCGGGACCTGTCAGCGGGAAACAATTATCTGCAGGCCTGTcgctttttcttttatttatttttttgATAGCATTATCAAATGAGAATAAAGAGATCAGGAATTTGGTGTAGATCCCTTCTCAAGAATCCCCTCGAAGCGCCAACTCGTACGTTTCAACTCCATCGTGAAAATCCTACCGTTGTACAACTGTTCGCGCCAATCTGCCTAACGGCTTCCTAgtctatttttaatagacCGCCACAAGGCTTCGTTCTGTCTGTTTGGGTATTCAGCTGGGAGTATGGCGCACCCTGCGCCACTCATTTATCGTCCCGAGTCCTAGTCCCCGTTAAATGTAAGCATCGTCTCCGTGTCCGAATGGGTCTGTTCTGTTCTGCGGAGTTTGGATGGGTTTTCGTTCAGCTTGCAGAGTAAGCATGCTTTTTAGCGTGGGCAGCTGAAGAGATGGCGTTGGAGGAATGATCAATATGGCAGGGCGCAGGTGAATTGTTTACTGTGAGAATGTTTTCGGGACCGAGGCGTTGTCTTGAATGGACAAAAGATTGCTATTCGACTTCTAGACCTGGGATAGTTGGCTTTCAGATCTGTCACCTGGAGAACGTGTACGGCTTCACAAATCCGTCGCTGCGCCGCAACTCTCGTCTATTGTTCTAGAAAGACGTTTATTCAAACGCTTTGCTTCATTCTCGAGATAGGGCTGGCTGTGCTTACTGTAGTCGCGCACCAATATGAAAATGTCTTGTAAGAAAAGAATGGCCCTTTTGGCCGACTCAAGTAAAGCATGCGTCTGCCTGGTATGGCCTTGAGGTTCTACCATTCTCCTTGACATCGGTTCTTGCCTTTATCTTTCAACTATCTCCATGCTTGAGGAGAGACCCCGTGGGGCCAACATCTGAAGATCTCAACGGCTGCTAAGCCTTATCGCCATCGATCTGAAAAGACAAAACCGGAAGGCGCGCTCTATTGCATTCTCGAGTAACCGTTCTGTATGCGGCGTTGACTGAGAGCAGTGCAAGGCATCACGGTTCGAGTAGCAAGACGAGCGCAGGGAATTAATTCCATATTAACAGATTTTGGGGTATTGGTTTTAAGAGAACAGAGCCATTCGCAATTATATTTCTGCATTATCGGTGATCGTGAGCTTCAGTGCAGCTTCCCAATACCAGCGCAACTTATGCTTAAATGAGCACGCGTGAAAGTAGGGTCCACTTTTGGCCGGCCAATAGGATGTGGTTCCAAAAATAGAATTTTCCCAATACGGAGCGAGAAGACACGGTCAAGGATATTCATCACATAACACCACAACACGAAACCAAGAGCTCGATAATAATAAAACATAActaatagtaaaaaagaCGAAAAAAATTGGTAGCTTCTCTTTGATTGAGCGTGTCATCCTTAGTGCAGGGGCCATGCTAATCTTCTCTGTATCGTTTCACTGCTGAGGTATTAGTATAAGTCGAACTGACGAGCTTTGCAGGGAAATGCAAAGTCAACCGGGGGTGTACTAACATAGACCAATGTGCCAGCGGTTGCCCGCTGGCGAGAGCTTGTGTTTATCTGCAAACTATATACCCTGCCTGCTCCTCAAAGCATAACAATCCAACTCCAGCGCTGCACATGGCCAACCAACTGGAACTGAGCAAATAATACATGAAACTCGATAACCTGTGTTATTATCAAGTTCCCCTCTTTGCAGATTCCACTTGGTGGCCCAATATGTGGTAGAACGCGCTCTGGGCACTCACACTTTCCCTTGTGCAGTGGAAACCACTCAATGTATCGCCCGTCTCGAGTGACAAACTTCCTCTCCTGGCAATTCAAGATGAAGTGAGAATTCAACTCCTTTGTCATTGTCGGTCGTCTTGACGTTCACTTCAAGCCAGGTTTCGCAACAACCAGTGCGCAACGCAGGCCTGGTGAGAACGCCAAACATCATAAACCAGCATTCCAGGTAGAGAATGTTTGAAGGTAAAGAAATTTTGCAGCAAGAGGTAAAAACTTGCAGCCAGTGGTCTCATCGTGTGTGCCCTAGCAGGAAAATGACTATTTGCTGGAAGACGCCCGGGCGGGGCCGTCGACCACTACCTATTAATGGACAGCCCGACCAACCAAAAAACATCGCAGGCAGAAAACACGGGGGCAAtgataagtttaggatatttTATTATGAAGTTTAGGATACTTAGTATAAACTCGGGCTGCCTTGGATCACTTTATTTCCATCCTCTGCACCCTTTTCTTATTACACTGGATAGGGAGGAAATACCTACCAAACAAAGAACACACCTCTCCTGACGACTTGCCGAGTCCCTGTTCGTCGAACTCCCATTGGAACTCATTCAAGTCTCTTGAAGGATCAGAAGCCAAGGGCATTCCATTTCCACCGACTGTGGTTCATCAATAACAAGACGCTGATTGTGAAAGTCGAAGTCGATGCTGAGGAGCCTGATGCGATAAGGAGCCCAAACGGCTTAGGTGAGGTTATCTCTGACGGGGTTGTTCTCCGACTTCCATCGCCAGTTCAATAGTGTCGCAAGCGTTTTCATGCAATAGAGCCAGCAAAGATCTATGTGATTGAGTTCATTGCCCAAGTCTTCGACTTTCAGCGACTTGTGCAGCGATAAAACAGGACATTATCGAGCAGAGTGGAGGTACATGTGTTTCCAAACCCCTCCCTCTTGGAACTCGATACGTATCCCAACGCGAAATGCTTGGCTCCAACAGGTAAAGGCTATACTCCTGGGAGTCAAAGAATGTTCTCCAGGGGGCTGAGTGAGGATGCTCGACTTTAGGGTCAATTGTGATCTCGATAATAACGTTGACAACGGACCCATCCTCGAGAGGAGTACTTTCTAGTGGAACTTATGCCTCAAAAAGACTGATCTTTGAATCTTCACTCCACTGAGTATCGAAGAACTGGACCCGCGGGTGACGGCGTTGTTGAGAACGACGGGTATCAAGCATCAGCTGGCGCTGTGTTCGGAAGCTCCAGATGGCGGGTATTCCGACAGTTGGGGGGGCCTTTGTTCTGATCCAGATATTTCTCGAGTACGGGGACTCCAGTTCGTGAATGTAGCAGTCGAAATCCTTGAATATGCTTCTGAATAGTAGTCGCGGAGGGGTTATCGCATCTTGCACCAAACCCACCACCCTGTCAGGCCCTGTGAGGAAAGCTCCAAGTTGAATGCTTTCTCGCGGCACTTGGCACAATCCAGCACGGCCTTCAAGCAGAGTCGTTCCGTATCCTGCCTCGATGCCTTTGTCGGTTTTTCGAAGTAGTTGCACGGTTGGGTAGTTGATTAATTCGCCGTCACTCAAGGAATTGTTTCCACCAGTGTGAATGACAATATATCCAAAGccttataataaacttattCTAAATTTTACAATTATTCTAAACCTTATGATGAACTTATCGTTGGCTAAACCTAGCATAAGCCTTGAATTCCTAACCCTTTGATGTGCTCTTGCCGTAGCAAACTGCGGCTAGGCATTCAAACGCCTTTAACACGGTATTGGTCTCGACGGTACAGATACATGGTCAGTATAATTCCAGTATGCATTGAGAAGCTCGACGTTGAGAGAAGGGTGATTTACTGAGCCCGAACCATACCATCTACTGAGTCACAAAGTTGAGAACGGCTCCATGTGCACGACATATTCTCACCCgagtcaagatcaaggtAGTCTATTACATTACGAATGTATAATTTTCACCCAAACGCTTCACAGACTGGCATAGCAATCGCGCAAGATGGCATTAGACATCTATCTCGTTCTAATCACAAGCCATGCAACACCGGCGATGCTAGATACACAAAAGGGAAAAAACACAACTAGTAAAAAGCGCACGTTCCTAAAAAGCCACCGCAAGAAACTTTAATCATACCAAGATCGGCCCATCCAAGAACCTCCTTTTTACAGAAGGACCATACCGGCACCGACAATACCGGCGACGGCCATGTAGGCGCCGACGGCAAAGTCACCGAGGGAGAAGACGCGGGCGATGGAGGCAGCCTGGAGACCAAAGTTCTCGTCGtcctcgctgctgctgttggaacCACCGGTGGATTCAGAGGCGACGGCGTGGGTAGCAGTGGCAACCTCCTCGTTGATCTTGCTGGCAGAGGCGAGAGCAGACGAGCAAGAGGACTGGCTCTCGGCCTTCTGGGTGGtggccttgcccttgaaGTCACAGgcatcagcagcagactTCTGGGAGACGTAGTAGGCGTCGAGGATGTAAGCAAGCTTGTCCTCGTCAGAGCACATGCTGTAGGCACCATAGATACCGGCAGTGGCGTTGGCGGTGATAGCACTGCagatcttcttgtcctggCCGCAGATGTAGCCAAAGATGTCGGTAATGTCCTTGGACTTCAGGTTATCAGCAGGGACACAGCTTCGGCTCTTGACCATGCAGTCGCAGAGAGAGGAGTCGGGGACAGGGGGAAGGACGCTGTTGGCCTGCCAGTTCTTGGACTGCTCAGGGCAGGTGGCGGCCTTGCCAGTGGGCTTGTAGCTGTCCTCCTCGACACCGGAAGGCTTGGCGGCGTTGACCTTGCTCTGGAGCTGGGAAaagtccttgagcttgacagcatcatcgttcttgttgatcttgacaAGACCGTAGTCGTTGGCCTCCTGGAAGTACATGTAGACGATACCACCGCTGAAGACTTCAGTCATGACCTTCTCGCCGTACAAGGCGGTGGTCTCGTCGAAAATACGGCCAGCAGCACCATCGGGCTCGTTGCAACCATACTCAGCGAAGAAGACAGGAACAGAGTAGTTCTCAAAGAACTTGGCCTGGTCAGTGTAGCCAGAGTCCTCCATGCTGCTCTTACCGCACCAAGAGTAGATGTTGTAACCCCAGTAGTCAATGCGGGAGTCGTCCTCACCGCAGTTGAAGTAGTCGGCAATCTGCTCACGAATATCGACATCGTCGTTGGAGGCGTAACCGACACCGAGCCAGCGAGAGAACTTGCTCTTGATGTGCTTCTTGGTGTCACGGACGGCGGCCTTGACGAAAGCAGAAGCCTGTGTATTGGAGACGTTGTTGGAGACTTCGTTACCGGCAAAGAAACCGACAACGTTGTCGTACTGACCAAGCTCATCGACGACTCCGATGTAGCGCTCATACAGCTGAACATCCCACTTGGGGTCATCACGGTTGATCGAGACGCTGGGCTCAGAAAGATCAGAGATGACGTAGATTCCAGCATCGTCGAGCAGCTTCATGCAGGCCGAGTGGTCGGCTTTAGGGTTGATGGCGTAAGTTCGGATGATGTTGGTACCGAGCTGCTTAAGGAGAGGGATATCACGCTTGCAagcatcttcatcggcgAGGGGATCGATGTACTTGGTCTCCTTGGTGTTGGTCTGACCGGCGGCGGCAGTATCCTGTTGGTAAGCAACACCCTTCATGAAGAACTGGGTTCCGTTGGAGTAGAAGAGCTTGGATCCCTGGGAATTGTCAATATAGAATCGCGATACCCTGACGGATGGCGCATACCTTCATGGTGATAGGCTCCAGCTTGGCGCTGGCAGCCGTGGCCGCCGCGGCGACAATGGCAGCGGAAAACTTCATTGTGTTGTGTATCAAACGGCAAGTAAAAAGAACAGAGAGTAATGAATGACTAGAATGAGGCGATGGTTTTATTCAGCGCCTAAAGTGTTGTTGGAATGCTGAAACCCCTTTTTCCTTAGTTCGCGACGAGTGAGCCCGAAGAGAGGCGATCGGATCGAGTAGCAAGAGCGTTTGTAAATGAGTGTCGGGAAAAGTTAAAAATCGGCCTCAAAGTAACGAGAACCGATAAGAAAAAACGGCGTTGAAGAATTAAAGGTTAGCGAAGGtttgatgaaggaggagagaaggaagatggaaTTCGAGGGATGGGGCGATTTGAAAAGTAAATGGAAAATGGAATGCATGGGGTGGCTAGCAGTGACACTAAAGCAGTCTAGCTACGGGACCATCCCTGGGCTTCTGGAGTGGCCCCCTCCCCCCCCTGAGCTTCAGTTGCCCAAGCCGCTAATTGTACGGGCAAGGGGTTGGCAGCGGCTGTGTTGTAGTGGAAGAGCGGCACTGTGCCTGCTACGGTGAAGAGGTCGGTCCCCGAAAACAAGCAGATCCCCTCGAGGATTGACAAATGAACCAACCACGGGACAAAGAACCCCTGTCGATTGCGAGGCGCAGTTCAGAGATTGAAGCTTGTTTTGGTCTTGTCCGGCGCCATCCGTGGCCAATCAGGGGTTGCTGCAGAGGGATCTCATCTTGTTGACGGTGGTATAGTGCTTGGAGTCAATGCACACCGTAGCTCTATCTCGCCTTAGCAAAAGCTTGGCCTCGCCTGGTGCATGGTTTGTTAGTGCGTCACGAGATTGCACTGTACAGAATAGGGGACAATCTCCACCGGATATCCGTTCTACGACAAAACATCAGGGGTCTCACCTGGGTTTGGTCTGAGCCGCCATTGATTCTGCATCTCGCCTTGAGCATGTATACGACATTGAATGACACTCGGGAAATTGTCTCGAGTCGCTTGCGGTGGGACTCATTGTCTACGACTTGACCGCGTTCACTTGGCATGATGAATACGGAATTGCAATATTATGATATTAAATGCCTATGTCTTGTCGTCTTGGCTCACAATTTTCGGAAGTTGACTGACAACAGCGGCGGGTGAATTGGGTGCGTGCAACGGGTCGAACAAAGAGCTTACGTGTGTTCGTGTTGCGTTGATTTCGATTTCCCTTCCGGGATGTGTACGCTCGGCCCGGTTGGTATCTTTGTCTCAAAGGGTTCGTCAATCCTTTCAGTGGCGCGTGTCATTCCTATCAGGGACACTGTATCTCTCACTCCTGTTTCCTGGTTGGTCCCTCCACCTATCGTACTCTGAAACCAATGCAAAGCAGAGCATAGACGCCTGTGTACATCTATGGAGCCCATAATATCCATCCCTGACCCAGCTTGCGTTCTGGCATGAGCTTGACTGTGGTATTTTTGGTCGGGTTCTTTGTTATTTCTCTTTGATCAGCGCTGTGACCTGtctatcatcatcatatATAGTGGTTCAGACGACAACTCGAAGCTTGATcgcgttgttgatggataGACGGGACATCAACAGTGGAGTTCGGTTCTGTTGATGGCGGGTCGAGTTGCAGTCATTCTTCTGGATCATCGATTCCATTCCTCTCTCGTATATGCGTCGTCATCATATTCCATCCTTCATTGTCCTCGAATCTTGTAATAGACGCTACCAACGCCATAAAGGACTCGCCCCCAGGCATCGTGAGTCTTTTGTAACAATCCATGTTGAGGGC encodes:
- a CDS encoding related to diacylglycerol pyrophosphate phosphatase DPP1, whose amino-acid sequence is MPLLPRVNSAAANRSQTKKQKFKTFMRQWFLVNWRDLLTMAVVGAVSFGIYHSPVIITRTFPITFNATSGDIVYPQWAYPDRGWILPSWLSGLISIAIPIITYIVAQFRIKSAWDASNAIIGTNWSVILASLFQVTLKQLVGGFRPYFLDVCMPDISLAKTHNKTGLNGVGFYQIMYTTEICTQPDKSRIQNAITSFPSGHTTAAFAGFGFLFLWLNAKLKVWADHKPAFWKLFLTFLPLLGAVLIAGSLTIDAAHNWYDILGGGFIGTIMAFASYRSTYASVWDWRFNHLPLQETEAFRYGFDGDVDYAAQTISMAAGWGGKKVRLPESASAPAISSESTLRSGAEEIENLDANTRRKRRGPVGDEAV
- a CDS encoding probable beta (1-3) glucanosyltransferase gel3p, with amino-acid sequence MKFSAAIVAAAATAASAKLEPITMKGSKLFYSNGTQFFMKGVAYQQDTAAAGQTNTKETKYIDPLADEDACKRDIPLLKQLGTNIIRTYAINPKADHSACMKLLDDAGIYVISDLSEPSVSINRDDPKWDVQLYERYIGVVDELGQYDNVVGFFAGNEVSNNVSNTQASAFVKAAVRDTKKHIKSKFSRWLGVGYASNDDVDIREQIADYFNCGEDDSRIDYWGYNIYSWCGKSSMEDSGYTDQAKFFENYSVPVFFAEYGCNEPDGAAGRIFDETTALYGEKVMTEVFSGGIVYMYFQEANDYGLVKINKNDDAVKLKDFSQLQSKVNAAKPSGVEEDSYKPTGKAATCPEQSKNWQANSVLPPVPDSSLCDCMVKSRSCVPADNLKSKDITDIFGYICGQDKKICSAITANATAGIYGAYSMCSDEDKLAYILDAYYVSQKSAADACDFKGKATTQKAESQSSCSSALASASKINEEVATATHAVASESTGGSNSSSEDDENFGLQAASIARVFSLGDFAVGAYMAVAGIVGAGMVLL